The following proteins are encoded in a genomic region of Thermoflexus sp.:
- the thrB gene encoding homoserine kinase: MRIRVRVPATTANLGPGFDGMGLALGLYNEIEAEPASTLEVIVEGEGADLLPRDGTNRVVRAAAALFERMGSALPSMRLRCRNRIPLMSGLGSSAAAVVGGLALAQAWMGRSDPPEVLLEMAAMLEGHPDNVAPALLGGLVLVARDEDGLIAARVPIPPMRVALALPGVTVSTEMARRLLPAHLPLADVVYQIGHVALLVHAFREGDWGLLGRAMRDRLHEPYRAQLIPGYERAVAAARAAGAAAVCISGSGPALAAFAPEGHEAIAAAMAAAFAEAGVPARTWVVEVDFDGVQVEVEPGA, translated from the coding sequence ATGCGGATTCGGGTGCGTGTTCCAGCGACCACGGCGAACCTGGGCCCGGGTTTCGATGGGATGGGGCTGGCGCTGGGCCTCTATAACGAGATCGAGGCCGAGCCGGCCTCCACCCTGGAGGTCATCGTGGAAGGGGAGGGCGCGGATCTCCTTCCCCGCGATGGGACGAATCGGGTGGTGCGCGCGGCGGCGGCGCTGTTCGAGCGGATGGGATCCGCGCTGCCGTCGATGCGTCTGCGCTGCCGCAACCGGATCCCCCTCATGTCCGGCCTTGGATCCAGCGCGGCGGCCGTGGTGGGCGGGCTGGCCCTGGCTCAGGCCTGGATGGGGCGATCCGATCCGCCGGAGGTCCTGCTGGAGATGGCGGCCATGCTGGAGGGTCACCCGGATAACGTGGCGCCGGCGCTGTTGGGAGGGCTGGTGCTGGTTGCGCGGGATGAGGATGGCCTGATCGCGGCCCGCGTTCCCATCCCCCCCATGCGGGTGGCGCTGGCTCTCCCGGGGGTTACCGTATCCACCGAGATGGCCCGTCGCCTGCTTCCCGCTCACCTGCCTTTAGCCGATGTGGTATACCAGATCGGCCATGTAGCGCTCCTCGTCCACGCCTTTCGGGAAGGCGATTGGGGGTTGCTGGGCCGAGCGATGCGGGATCGGCTGCACGAGCCCTACCGGGCGCAGCTGATCCCGGGTTATGAGCGGGCGGTAGCGGCTGCGCGGGCCGCGGGAGCGGCGGCGGTGTGCATCAGCGGGTCGGGCCCCGCCCTCGCCGCGTTCGCTCCGGAGGGCCATGAGGCGATCGCCGCAGCGATGGCGGCCGCGTTTGCCGAGGCCGGCGTCCCGGCGCGCACCTGGGTGGTGGAGGTCGATTTTGATGGGGTTCAGGTGGAGGTCGAACCGGGG